A part of Candidatus Cetobacterium colombiensis genomic DNA contains:
- a CDS encoding DUF1971 domain-containing protein, with product MKKCGCGCQEEKEPVVLNPHIEANADEVIDEEIREKIEEGIFEDTPIYALDSLDSKLKKKNETPVMNEKTIFVDILKAHKLPEGKFGLLKVLSGKVNFIWEEDPDIIYTVDSDHPLVIVPEKLHRVILNGPTELKVEFYE from the coding sequence ATGAAAAAATGTGGTTGTGGATGTCAAGAGGAAAAAGAACCGGTAGTTTTAAATCCTCATATTGAAGCAAATGCAGATGAAGTAATTGACGAAGAAATAAGAGAGAAAATTGAGGAAGGAATATTTGAAGATACTCCAATTTATGCTTTAGACTCACTTGATTCTAAATTAAAAAAGAAAAATGAAACACCTGTTATGAATGAAAAAACAATTTTTGTAGATATTTTAAAGGCTCATAAGCTTCCAGAAGGAAAATTTGGACTATTAAAAGTTTTATCTGGAAAAGTAAACTTTATATGGGAAGAAGATCCTGATATTATATATACAGTGGATTCGGATCATCCTTTAGTTATAGTTCCAGAAAAGCTTCATAGAGTAATTCTTAATGGACCTACAGAGTTAAAAGTAGAGTTTTATGAATAA
- a CDS encoding indolepyruvate ferredoxin oxidoreductase subunit alpha — MAYRINKEDCICCGACEAVCPVSCISEVEDGKREINENACIDCGSCASVCPVSCILQV; from the coding sequence ATGGCATATAGAATAAATAAAGAGGATTGTATTTGTTGTGGAGCGTGTGAGGCAGTGTGTCCGGTATCATGTATATCTGAAGTTGAAGATGGAAAAAGAGAGATAAATGAGAATGCATGTATAGATTGTGGTTCATGTGCTTCTGTATGTCCGGTATCTTGCATATTACAAGTATAA